A segment of the Hypnocyclicus thermotrophus genome:
CGTAATATCATCTGATATTTCTGATATTTCCTCCATTTTATGAGATATATATATAATTCCTACCCCTTTTTCTCTAAGTTTTCTAATAATTTTAAATAAATGATTAACTTCTTTTTCCGTTAATGATGAAGTAGGCTCATCCATTACTATAATTTTTGAATTATATGAAACTGCTTTAGCTATTTCAACCATTTGCATTTGTGATACAGATAGAGTGCTTACTTTTACTCTAGGATCTATATCGATATCTAAATCTTCAAATATTTTTTTAGTATCTTTATACATTTTAGCTTCATCTACAAATCCATTTTTAATTGGATATCTTCCAAGCCAAATATTATCCATTACATTTCTTTGTAGTACTTGATTTAGTTCTTGATGCACCATTGAAACCCCATGATCTAATGCTTCTTTAGAAGATGTAAAATTTACTTCTTTTCCATCTAATAATATTTTCCCCGAATTTTTTCTATATATTCCAAACAAGCATTTCATCAAAGTAGATTTTCCTGCACCATTTTCTCCCATCAATGCATGAACTGAATGAGGTCTTATTTTTAACGTTACATTATCTAGAGCTTTTACCCCAGGAAATTCTTTTGTCACATTTATCATTTCTAGAATATATTTATTATCATTACTCATATTCATGTTGACTCCTTTTATAAAATTAGGGTGCAAGCTATGCAAGCACCCTATTTAGTTTTATTTAAATTGTGCTAAATTCTCTGCATCTACTCCTACATAAGGAACTCTTACTGCTTTATTTTTTAATTTCCAATTTGTTCCTTCTAAAGGATCTTTTCCATTTGCTAAATTTACTGCTAAGTCTAATGTAGCTTGTCCTTGACTTGACGCATCATTAAGAACTGTTCCTTGAAGTTCACCTTTTTCAATTTTTACTAATGCTTCTGCTAATGCATCTACTCCATATACTGGTATATTAGTTTTTCCATTAGCTTTTAATGCTTCAATAACTCCTAAAGCCATTGCGTCATTATTTGTAATAAATACTTCTATTTTATCTCTATTTGGTCCTGATAACCAAGCTTCTGCTTTATCTTTTGCTTGTGCTGTATCCCACATAGCAGTATCTAAATGAAGATTTTCAGTTTTTACTCCTTTTTCATTAAGTGTTTTTATAACATATTCTGTTCTTGCTTCTGCATCTGGATGTCCAGGTTCTCCTTTTAATAATGCATATTGTAATACACCGTCTTTATTTAAATCCCATTCTGAATGCATTTTCCAATGTTTAGCTATTAATTCTCCTTGAATAATTCCTGCTTCTTTTGATTCTGTTCCTACATAATAAGTTTTGTCATAACTATTTAATGCTTTTTGACTAGGCTCTTTGTTAAAAAATACTACAGGTATGTTTTCTTTTCTTGCTTTTTCAATAACTGTTTGTGCTGCAGCAGGGTCAACTAAGTTGATTGCAAGTGCACTAACACCTTTAGATATAAGTACATCAATTTGGTCATTTTGTTTTGATTGGTCATTTTGTGAATCATTCATAAGTACTTTTATTCCTGATTTACCTTCTGCACCTTTTTCAATTGCTTGTCTTACTAAAGCCATGAAGTTATCATCGTATTTGTAAATAGTAACCCCAATCATTTTTTCTTTTGATTTTCTTTTGAATAATCCTCCTGCATATGCAGTTGTTGTAGTTGCAGCTAATAATGAACCAGCTAATAATAGTGTAACAGCTTTTTTCATAAATACTTCCTCCTTATAGTGTGTTTTTTTAACAAACATTTTGTTAAATAAAAACTCTTAAAATTGTTTATATAAACATAATATAATGTTTTTGTTAAAATAACAATTCTTTTATTTGTTTTTTTATATAACTTTATAAACCAACTTAATATACCTTTTAAAATCTCTAAAAGCTTTCATATAATTACTCAATAAAACTTTATTAACTTTTTTTAATTCCGTTATTTTCATTTCTAATTTATGTTGTTTTTTTTTCAACAACACCACTTACAATTAAGTTATACAACATTTTTTTAAAAAAATCAAATTTTTTTTGATTTTTTTTTATACTTTATGTCACAAAACCGCTCTAATCGTTCATTCTTAAGGATTTTAGATTAATTTATTTTTTTTATTTAAAAAAAAGGAAAATATTTATTTAAGTTATATAATATATGTAAGGTAATAAATTAAACTAATTTATAGAAAGTAGGGTGGTAAATTATGGTAAATATTGAAAAATATTACAAAAAAGGAGAGCCTTTTATAGATAAGTACTACAACTTTGATAAAATTCCTTTAAAATTTCAAGAAAATTTTAAAAATAACGAAAAAGATTTTGAATTTGCATTACATATTTCTGATTATAAAATAGAAAATAGTGGTTTACTCATTTTTGCTTTTAAAGATTATCTCTATATTTTGGATGATTCAAAAGAAAAATTTTTAGAAACAAAATTTTTTTACAGTGAAATTGATGTTATTAAAATTTCAAGAGAACTTCTTTTAGGAAAACTTATTATTATAAAAAATGATCAAGAAATAGTTATTCACTTTAATTCTTCTGCTTCAATTACTATAGAAGAATTTATAAAATACTTAAGAGAAAAATATATTGATTTTAAAGAAGAAACTCCTAGCCTACCAAAATCTAAAATATTTAATAATTTGGAAAATATTTATAATATAATGCTTTCTAAAATAGATATTGAAATAAAAGATTTTGTGTTTCAACCTGACGAATTTCTTTATAATAAAGAAGAAAATATTACTACTAAATTAACTAGTGCTCTATATTTAATAGGAGAACGAGAATTAATTATTTTTAACAAAGGAAAAGAAATAAAAATAA
Coding sequences within it:
- the mglB gene encoding galactose/glucose ABC transporter substrate-binding protein MglB, with translation MKKAVTLLLAGSLLAATTTTAYAGGLFKRKSKEKMIGVTIYKYDDNFMALVRQAIEKGAEGKSGIKVLMNDSQNDQSKQNDQIDVLISKGVSALAINLVDPAAAQTVIEKARKENIPVVFFNKEPSQKALNSYDKTYYVGTESKEAGIIQGELIAKHWKMHSEWDLNKDGVLQYALLKGEPGHPDAEARTEYVIKTLNEKGVKTENLHLDTAMWDTAQAKDKAEAWLSGPNRDKIEVFITNNDAMALGVIEALKANGKTNIPVYGVDALAEALVKIEKGELQGTVLNDASSQGQATLDLAVNLANGKDPLEGTNWKLKNKAVRVPYVGVDAENLAQFK